One genomic segment of Pongo pygmaeus isolate AG05252 chromosome 19, NHGRI_mPonPyg2-v2.0_pri, whole genome shotgun sequence includes these proteins:
- the LOC129017041 gene encoding TBC1 domain family member 3G-like isoform X3, which produces MDTVEDADSWWAQEREDIIMKYEKGHRAGLPEDKGPVPVGIYGNIDHFGILHETELPPLAAREAKNRREMRRTSKWRKMLGEWETYKHSTKLIDRVYKGIPMNIRGPVWSVLLNIQEIKLKNPRIYKIMKEKGKRSSEHIHQIDLDVSGTLRKDIFFRDQYGAKQRELFYILLAYSEYNPEVGYCRDLSHIAALFLLYLPEEDAFWALVQLLASERHSLQGFHSPNGGTVQGLQDQQEHVVPTSQPKTMWHQDKEGLCGQYSSLGCLIRILIDGISLGLTLRLWDVYLLEGEQVLMPITSIAFKVQQKRLMKTSRCGLWARFRNQFVYTWARDDDTVLKHLRASMKKLTRKQGDLPPPAKPEQGSSASRPVPASRGGKTLCKGDGQAPPGPPARFQRPIWSASPPWAPRSSTPCPGGAVREDTYPGGTRDVPSPALAQGGPQGSWRFLRWNSMPHLPTDLDVGGPWFPHYDFEQSCWVRAISQEDQLVTCWQAEHPAEGVRLAFSALSHNVGMDFPALQCTQH; this is translated from the exons ATGGACACGGTAGAGGACGCAGACAGTTGGTGGGCACAAGAGCGAGAGGACATCATTATGAAATACGAAAAG GGACACCGAGCTGGGCTGCCAGAGGACAAGGGGCCTGTGCCTGTTGGAATCTACGGCAACATTGATCACTTTGGAATTCTGCA TGAGACGGAGCTGCCTCCTCTGGCTGCGCGGGAGGCGAAG AATCGGCGGGAGATGAGACGGACGAGCAAGTGGAGGAAAATGCTGGGAGAATGGGAGACATATAAGCACAGTACAAAA CTTATAGATCGAGTGTACAAGGGAATTCCCATGAACATCCGGGGCCCGGTGTGGTCAGTCCTCCTGAACATTCAGGAAATCAAGTTGAAAAATCCGAGAATATACAAG ATCATGAAAGAGAAGGGCAAGAGGTCATCTGAACACATCCACCAGATCGACCTGGACGTAAGCGGGACATTAAGGAAGGATATCTTCTTCAGGGATCAATATGGAGCCAA gcAGCGGGAACTATTCTACATCCTCCTGGCATATTCGGAGTATAACCCG GAGGTGGGCTACTGCAGGGACCTCAGCCACATCGCTGCCTTGTTCCTCCTTTACCTGCCTGAGGAGGATGCATTCTGGGCACTGGTGCAGCTGCTGGCCAGTGAGAGGCACTCTCTGCAGG GATTTCACAGCCCAAATGGTGGGACAGTCCAGGGGCTCCAAGACCAACAGGAGCATGTGGTACCCACGTCACAACCCAAGACCATGTGGCATCAG GACAAGGAAGGTCTGTGTGGGCAGTATTCCTCGTTAGGCTGCCTTATCCGGATACTGATTGACGGG ATCTCTCTCGGGCTCACCCTGCGCCTGTGGGACGTCTATTTGCTGGAAGGAGAACAGGTGTTGATGCCGATAACAAGCATTGCCTTTAAGGTTCAGCAGA AGCGCCTCATGAAGACGTCTAGGTGCGGCCTGTGGGCACGTTTTCGGAACCAGTTTGTTTACACCTGGGCCAGGGATGATGACACTGTGCTCAAGCATCTTAGGGCCTCTATGAAGAAACTAACAAGAAAGCAGGGGGACCTGCCACCCCCAG CCAAACCCGAGCAAGGGTCCTCGGCATCCAGGCCTGTGCCGGCTTCACGTGGCGGGAAGACCCTCTGCAAGGGGGACGGGCAGGCccctccaggcccaccagccCGGTTCCAGCGGCCCATTTGGTCAGCTTCCCCGCCATGGGCACCTCGTTCTTCCACACCCTGTCCTGGTGGGGCTGTCCGGGAAGACACCTACCCTGGGGGCACTCGGGATGTGCCCAGCCcggccctggctcagggaggacCTCAGGGTTCCTGGAGATTCCTGCGGTGGAACTCCATGCCCCACCTCCCAACGGACCTGGATGTAGGGGGCCCTTGGTTCCCGCATTATGATTTCGAACAGAGCTGCTGGGTCCGTGCCATATCCCAGGAGGACCAGCTGGTCACCTGCTGGCAGGCTGAACACCCTGCGGAGGGGGTGAGATTGGCTTTCTCTGCACTGAGCCACAACGTGGGCATGGACTTCCCGGCCCTGCAGTGCACCCAGCACTGA
- the LOC129017041 gene encoding TBC1 domain family member 3F-like isoform X7, whose protein sequence is MDTVEDADSWWAQEREDIIMKYEKGHRAGLPEDKGPVPVGIYGNIDHFGILHETELPPLAAREAKNRREMRRTSKWRKMLGEWETYKHSTKLIDRVYKGIPMNIRGPVWSVLLNIQEIKLKNPRIYKIMKEKGKRSSEHIHQIDLDVSGTLRKDIFFRDQYGAKQRELFYILLAYSEYNPEVGYCRDLSHIAALFLLYLPEEDAFWALVQLLASERHSLQGFHSPNGGTVQGLQDQQEHVVPTSQPKTMWHQISLGLTLRLWDVYLLEGEQVLMPITSIAFKVQQTKPEQGSSASRPVPASRGGKTLCKGDGQAPPGPPARFQRPIWSASPPWAPRSSTPCPGGAVREDTYPGGTRDVPSPALAQGGPQGSWRFLRWNSMPHLPTDLDVGGPWFPHYDFEQSCWVRAISQEDQLVTCWQAEHPAEGVRLAFSALSHNVGMDFPALQCTQH, encoded by the exons ATGGACACGGTAGAGGACGCAGACAGTTGGTGGGCACAAGAGCGAGAGGACATCATTATGAAATACGAAAAG GGACACCGAGCTGGGCTGCCAGAGGACAAGGGGCCTGTGCCTGTTGGAATCTACGGCAACATTGATCACTTTGGAATTCTGCA TGAGACGGAGCTGCCTCCTCTGGCTGCGCGGGAGGCGAAG AATCGGCGGGAGATGAGACGGACGAGCAAGTGGAGGAAAATGCTGGGAGAATGGGAGACATATAAGCACAGTACAAAA CTTATAGATCGAGTGTACAAGGGAATTCCCATGAACATCCGGGGCCCGGTGTGGTCAGTCCTCCTGAACATTCAGGAAATCAAGTTGAAAAATCCGAGAATATACAAG ATCATGAAAGAGAAGGGCAAGAGGTCATCTGAACACATCCACCAGATCGACCTGGACGTAAGCGGGACATTAAGGAAGGATATCTTCTTCAGGGATCAATATGGAGCCAA gcAGCGGGAACTATTCTACATCCTCCTGGCATATTCGGAGTATAACCCG GAGGTGGGCTACTGCAGGGACCTCAGCCACATCGCTGCCTTGTTCCTCCTTTACCTGCCTGAGGAGGATGCATTCTGGGCACTGGTGCAGCTGCTGGCCAGTGAGAGGCACTCTCTGCAGG GATTTCACAGCCCAAATGGTGGGACAGTCCAGGGGCTCCAAGACCAACAGGAGCATGTGGTACCCACGTCACAACCCAAGACCATGTGGCATCAG ATCTCTCTCGGGCTCACCCTGCGCCTGTGGGACGTCTATTTGCTGGAAGGAGAACAGGTGTTGATGCCGATAACAAGCATTGCCTTTAAGGTTCAGCAGA CCAAACCCGAGCAAGGGTCCTCGGCATCCAGGCCTGTGCCGGCTTCACGTGGCGGGAAGACCCTCTGCAAGGGGGACGGGCAGGCccctccaggcccaccagccCGGTTCCAGCGGCCCATTTGGTCAGCTTCCCCGCCATGGGCACCTCGTTCTTCCACACCCTGTCCTGGTGGGGCTGTCCGGGAAGACACCTACCCTGGGGGCACTCGGGATGTGCCCAGCCcggccctggctcagggaggacCTCAGGGTTCCTGGAGATTCCTGCGGTGGAACTCCATGCCCCACCTCCCAACGGACCTGGATGTAGGGGGCCCTTGGTTCCCGCATTATGATTTCGAACAGAGCTGCTGGGTCCGTGCCATATCCCAGGAGGACCAGCTGGTCACCTGCTGGCAGGCTGAACACCCTGCGGAGGGGGTGAGATTGGCTTTCTCTGCACTGAGCCACAACGTGGGCATGGACTTCCCGGCCCTGCAGTGCACCCAGCACTGA